The DNA sequence GCACTTCGTCGACGATGACGGTCTGCACGCCGGCCAGGGAGTCGCGGGCCGCCGAGGTCAACATCAGGAACAGCGACTCGGGGGTGGTGATCAGGATGTCGGGCGGTTTGGTGATCAGCTCGCGCCGCTTGGCGGGGGTGGTGTCGCCGGAGCGCACGCCGACACTGATCGCCGGCGGCGTCTGGCCGGTGCGCTCGGCGATGCGGGAGATGCCGGTCAGCGGCGTGCGCAGGTTGCGCTCGACGTCGACGGCCAGCGCCTTGAGCGGGGACACGTACAGCACCCGGGTCGAGCGGGTGGGGGAGGGTTCACGGGCCAGCCCGTCTATCGCCCACAGAAACGCCGCGAGCGTCTTCCCGGATCCGGTGGGGGCGATGACCAGGGTGTTGTCGCCATCGGCGATGGCGTTCCATGCTTGGGCCTGCGCCGGGGTGGGTTCGTGGAACGTGCCGGTGAACCACTCGCGCGTCAGCGCGCTGAAGCGGGCGAGCGGATCGGTGGTCACGGGCACCCATCCATGGTGCCTGCTGGGTCCGACAACTGCTCTGAGCAGGGGTGAAGTCGTCGAAAACGGGGGCTGCCGGCGTCCGTCGCGGCGTATTCTGAGCGCTGCGGCCCATCGGGCGCCCTCCTTCGGACGCCGTGGGACGCCACGGACGCGCGACCTCGTCGTGCGCTGGTGGATGGAGTGAGACATGCGATGGATCTGTGCACCGGTGGTTTCCGTCCTGCTTGTGTCGTCGGTGGCGCTGGCCCCCGTCAGCGGTGCCGAATGCTCCAACGCTGGGGCGACGACGATCTGTTCGCAGGGTGAAGTGCGCTCATCGGGCACCGGCACCGGACCCGTGGGCTCGACCGGGCCGTACGTGCCCTACCCCTGCGAGTGGGGCTACTACGCCTGCGACGACTTGTGGAACGTGGGCATCAACCTGGGCTTCAACAGACCGTGATGGGTCAACGACAGCGAATCAAGGAGAACGGCATGGCTGATGGGATGTCCACCCGGCGCGTGGTGGCCGCAGTGCTCGGACTGGGCGCGTTGTCGCTGGGCGTCGCCGCGCCGGCCGCGTCCCAGCCGCCGCCGAACTGCTCGTCGGCGGACCTGGCGGGGGTGATGACCGGGGTGCTGGCGTCGACGACGGGGTATCTGTACACCCATCCGCCGGTCAACGCCTTCTTCACCACGATCGGCGATCTCGATCCCGAGCAGCGGCGGGTGGCGTTGGCGGAGTTCCTCGACACGAATCCTCAGGTCAAAGCGGAGTTGCAGGGCATCCGGCAGCCTGCGGTGGACTTCCGCAACCGCTGCGGCCGCGACATTCCCGACCTCGGCGAGAGCTGATCCTCAGCGCGCGCTGAGTGCGACCGCCTCGGCCAGCGCGGCCGGGATCCCCGGCACGCGGGCGACCGCGTCGAGCAGGCCGTGCGCGCACAGGTCGGCGATCAGGTCGGCGTCCAGGGACGGGTCGAGCAGACGCTGACGGCACATCTCGAACGTGAACGCCAGCCAGCCGTAGATGGTGGCCCGGAGATCGCGCTCCACGTCGGCGCCCATCGCGCCACCCACCGCATCGGTGATCCGACCGATGATGCGGTTGGCCTGCCGGTCGTTGTCGATGTCCTCGATACCGCGCAGCACCGGGTCTGACCGGCCCATGCCCATGTATGCCGCCCAGGCGCCGTGCGGATGTCCCTCGTCGTACTGCAGGTAGGCCAGCACGCCGGCGCGCACCTGGCCGAACAGCGTCTGACCTGGCTCGGGCGGGGTGTTGGTGGCCTCGAACAGCCGCTCACCCTCGGCCCGCACCACGGCGGCGAAGAACGCCCGCTTGTCGGGAAAGTAGTGATACATCAGGGCCCGCGACACCCCGGCGCGCTCGGCGATTTCGTCGATACGCACCTCGTCGTAGGGCCGCTGGCCGAACACCTCGGCGCCGAGCGCCAACAGCTCGTTGCGGCGGTCGTCGGGTGAGAGTCGTCGTCGTGGTTCCCCCATGACGGCCATACTACTTGACACATGTACAACAGCAGCGGAGGCTGGGGTCATGTCCATCGTCGACGACCGGCGCGCGTTCCCCAAGTTGCCGCACCCGGGTCGCCGTCTGCCGCTCATCGGCGACGTGCTGTCCTTCGATGCCGACACTCCCTCCCAGTCGGCCATGAAACTGGCTCAGCTGGGGCCGGTGTTCGAGTTCCGGTTCCTGGGTGCGCGCTACGTCGTGGCCGCCGGATCCGACGCCGTGGCCGAGCTCAACGACGAGAGCCGGTTCTGCAAGCACGTCGGTCCCGACATCGAGGCACTGCGACTCCTGGGCGGCGACGGATTGTTCACCGCCTACAACGACGAACCGAACTGGCAGAAGGCCCACGACGTGCTGATGCCCGCGTTCAGCCAGCAGTCGATGCGCCGGTACCACGCGATCATGTTCGACGTCGCCGACGAACTGACTGCCCGCTGGGACGAGAGGCAGATCGTCGACGTGTCCGCCGACGCCACCCGGGCGACACTGGAGACCATCGGGCGATGCGCGGCCGGACATCCGTTCGGCGCGTTCGACTCCGAGGAACCGCACCCGTTCGTCGAGCACATGGTCGCAGGGCTCAAGGGGGCCGACCGGGTGGGAATGCTGCGCCAGACGTTCCTGCCGCGTTTCCTAGCGCGCCGCGCCGAGCGAGAAGTCCTAGGTCACGCCGAGGCGATGCACCGGATTGCCGACGAGATCATCGCCGAACGGTTACGCGAGGGGCCGGGCCGTCACGACGACCTACTCCAGCTGATGTTGCAGTCCGACCTCGAGCCGGCCAACATCCGCTACCAGCTGATCAACTTCCTGGTCGCCGGTCATGAAACCACCTCGGGCGCCTTGTCGTTCGCGCTGTACTTCCTGGCTCGGCATCCGGAGATCGCCGACCGCGCCCGTGCGGAGATCGCCGAGGTGTGGGGTGAGCAGCAGCGCCCGGACTTCGAACTGATCGCCAAGCTGCGCTACGTGCGGCGGGTGTTCGACGAGGCGCTGCGGCTGCACCCGACGGTGCCCGGCTACTACCGGGCCGCCCGCGAGGACACCTTGCTGGCCGGGGTGCACCCGATGCGCAAGGGCGACTGGGTGCTGGCATTGACGATGACGCTGCACCGCGACCCGCGCTGGGGTGACGATCCGGACGCCTTCGATCCGGACCGGTTCGCGCCCGAGAACGTCAAGGCCCGTCCGGCCGGACTGTACAAGCCGTTCGGCACCGGGCCCCGGTCGTGCATCGGACGGCAGTTTGCGTTGCACGAGGCGGTGCTGCTGCTGGCGGTGCTGTTGCGTCGCTACGAGCTGATCCCCGACCCGGACTACGAGTTGCAGGTCGCCGAGCGGCTGACCCTGATGCCCAAGGACTTCCACCTCACCCTGCGCCGCCGTTAGCCGCTGGGCCTCGCACCGCGAGCCGCTGGGCCTTGCACCGCGAGCGCGGGTCTGCACGCAACACGCCGCGAAAACGTGGCACGCAGCGCGCGCTCACACCCCGCGCTCACACCCCGCGAGTGAGTACTTTCGGCCCTTTCCGCCACCCACGCCCATCGCCACACTGAGCGGTATGGACGATGGCGAGCAGCACTATCACGGCGTTCTCGACGAGCTGCGGCCCGAACACCGGGCGCTGCGGCAGGCGATTCCGGAGGTGTATCAGGGCTTCAACGCCATCAGCGCGGCGGCCCTGTCCGATGGTGCGCTGAGCCGCAAGGTCAAGGAGCTGATCGCGATGACGATCGGCGTCGTCCACGGCTGCGACGGGTGCATCGCCTCGCACGCCAAAGGAGCGGTCCGGGCCGGGGCCACCGAGCAGGAGGCTGCCGAGGCGATCGCGGTGGGCATCATGATGCATGGCGGTCCGGCGACCGTCTATGGGGCGCGGGCCTTTTCGGCGATCCGAGAGTTCTCCGCCGAGACGGTGACGACCTAACCGTTGCGTAACGTCCGCTGGTAGCGGCGCATCCCGGCGATCCACCGGTCGTAATCGGCACCCTTGTGCCGGTACATCTCGAGCAGCTCGGGATGGGGGAGCACCAGGAACCGGTCGTTGCGCATCGCCTCGATCGTGGCCGTTGCGACGTCCTCGGCGCTGATGACCGCCGCCGAGTGTTCGATCGCCGACGCCCCGAGTCGGGCATCGGCGTCGTCGATGCCGCGGATGTTCTGCAGCAGAGGCGTTTCCACACCCAGCGGGCAGACGCAGCTGACCCCGATACCGTCCTCACCGTAGGTGATCGCCAGCCATTCGGCGAACCCGACCGCGGCGTGTTTGCTCACCGCGTAGCCCGCGGCGCCGAGCTGGGTCAGCAGGCCCGCGGCTGAGGCCACCGACACGAAGTAGCCGCCGCCGATCGAACGCCAATGCGGCACCAGCAGGCGCGCGGCACGGATGTGTGCGCGCAGGTTCACGTCGAGGGTGACATCCCAGTCGGCTTCGGAACCCAGCGCGGGCGCCCCGATGACGCCGGCGTTGGCGACGTAGATGTCCACGGGTGCGAACTCGTCGCCGGCCAGCCGAAGCAGCGCTTCGATGTCGTCGGTGTCGGCGGCATCGGACCGCAGGGCGATGGCGTGGCCGCCGGCCGCCCGGATGTCGGCGGCGGTCTGATGTGCACCGGCCTCGTCCAGGTCGCCGACCACGACCCGCACGTCTTGTTCGGCCAGTTGTTGGGCCAGCGCTTGACCGATTCCCGATGCTCCGCCGGTGACGACGGCGACCTTGCCCGCGAGATCCATGTACAGAGTGTGCCTTCGCGCGCCACGAGCGCGCGGAGAATCACAGCGTGGAGCGGCGTGTCGTCGTGCAGACTCGCACGCTCGCGGGCCGAGCAGTTGCTCAGCCGAAATGCACACCCTGGGCCAGCGGCAGCTCCGAAGAGTAGTTGACCGTGTTCGTCGCGCGTCGCATGTAGGCCTTCCACGCATCCGACCCGGATTCGCGACCGCCGCCGGTCTGCTTCTCGCCGCCGAACGCGCCGCCGATCTCCGCACCTGAAGTGCCGATGTTCACGTTGGCGATGCCGCAGTCCGAACCGTCGGCAGCCAGGAACCGCTCCGCCTCCCGCACATCGGTGGTGAAGATGGACGACGACAACCCCTGCGGCACCGCATTGTTCAGTTCGATGGCCTCGTCGAGCGTGTCGTAGGTCAGCACGTAGAGAATCGGCGCGAACGTCTCGGTGTGCACGATGGCGGTCTGTTCGGGCATCCGCACCACGGCGGGTTCGACATAGAACGCTTCGGAGGCGCCGGTGTCGACGCGCTCCCCGCCGGTCACCTCGCCGCCTTCGTCACGCGCCTGCTGCAGCGCGCCCACCATGTCGCGGTAGGCGGTCTCGTGGATCAGCGGCCCCACCAGAGTGTCCGAGGCGAACGGGTCGCCCACCGGCAGCTGCCGGTACGCCGCGACGATCCGCGACATCAGGTCGTCGGCGACCGACGAGTGCACGATCAGCCGGCGCAGCGTGGTGCATCGTTGTCCCGCGGTGCCGGCGGCGGAGAACACGATGCCGCGCACCGCGAGGTCCAGATCGGCAGCCGGGGTCACGATCGCGGCGTTGTTGCCGCCCAGCTCGAGCAGGACCTTGCCGAAGCGTTCGGCGACCCGGGGGCCGACCTGCTTACCCATGCGTACCGATCCCGTGGCGCTCACCAATGCAACCCGGGGATCGTCGATCAGGCGCTCGCCGACCTCGCGGCCGCCCAGGATCAACCGGCTCACGCCCGCGGGTGCGTTGACGTCGGTGCAGGCCCGCTCGAGCAGCGCCTGACAGGCCACCGCGGTCAGCGGGGTGAGCTCAGAAGGCTTCCACACCACGGTGTCCCCGCACACCAGCGCGACGGCGGTGTTCCACGCCCAGACCGCCACCGGAAAGTTGAAGGCGGTGATGACGCCGACGACGCCGAGCGGATGCCAGGTTTCCATCAGCCTATGCCCGGGCCGCTCGGAGGCGATGGTCTTGCCGTACAGCTGGCGCGACAACCCGACGGCGAAGTCGCAGATGTCGATCATCTCCTGTACCTCGCCGGCGGCTTCGGAGGTGATCTTGCCGGCCTCGATGGTGACCAGGGCCGCCAGCGCGGACTTGTGTTCGACGAGCAGTGTTCCGAGCCGTGCCACCAGCGCTCCGCGGACCGGCGCCGGGGTCACCCGCCACGCCGAAAATGCTTCCGCTGCTTGGCCGATCGCCGCCTCGGCGTCGGCGGGCGTCGATTCGGGGACGGTGAACAGCACGTCTCCGGTGATCGCGGTGCTCGCAGGCAGGCCCCCTTCGTTGGGGCTGCCTAGTTCGATGGTCGCGCCGACCGAAGCCAGTGCGTCGCGGACGCGCGAGCGCAGGTCGTCGGCGGTCGGCAATGCGGTGGACACGGCGGTGCTCATGGGTGACTGACTTTCCGGTCGGTGGGGTGGGCCTGGTCGGGGCTGATCGGGGCGGCGCTCGGATACAGTGCGCCCATGGGCGACGGCGAACTCGACGAGATCGACCGCACGCTGGTCCGGGAGTTGGTCGCCGATGGTCGGGCGACGCTGGCGCATCTGGCGGCGACGGCCGGGTTGTCGGTGTCGGCGGTGCAGGCGCGGGTGCGGCGGCTGGAATCACGCGGGGTGGTCACCGGATACACCGCGCGCATCAACCCGGAGGCGGTCGGCGCCATGCTCTCGGCGTTCGTGGCGATCACCCCTCTCGATCCCTCTCAACCCGATGATGCCCCCGCCCGGCTGGAACACATCCCCGAAATCGAGGCGTGCTATTCGGTGGCCGGTGAGGACAACTATGTGCTGCTGGTGCATGTCGCGTCGGCGCGCGCGCTGGAAACACTGCTGCAGCGCATCCGGACGGCCGCCGACGTGAAGACGCGCAGCACGATCATCTTACAGAAGTTTTACAGTAACAGGGGGTATGTACCGGAATAGTTCCCGCGCGGCGCCTTGGTGGAGGAACTACTCCGATAGCTCGTTATGGTGTGGTCGCCAACTCCTCGGCGGGCTCAGCCGCGTTCTGCGGTGTGGATGGGGCGACCGGTTCGTCGGCAATGGGGGCAGCGTCCCCGTTTGTCCGGACGGTGAGCGCGTGGCCCAGCCCGACACCGACGGCGACGGGCCACGGGATGACCTCGGTGACCGCGAGCGCCCCCAGGACGGTGTAGAAGGCCAGGTGCTGTGGCGGCGGCACTGCGACCTTGCCGACCAGCGGCAGCCGGATCGAGAAGCGACGCGCCTCCCGGACTACTTTGGACGCGTCGTTGTGGGAGGTCACAAAATCGCGAACAGAATTCAACATCAGTTAGGTAATCCTTCCCTCTCGGAGACTTCGGGGTTACGCTCCGCAGTGTGAGTGACGTTCTTCGCGGCATCGGCACCGACACCCTCATGGATTCCGGCGTGCGACTGCTGACTCCGGCTATCGAGCACGTCTACACCGTCCTCGTTCGTGTCGGCGTTCTCAGCGTCGACGACTGAAGGTCTCAGTACCTCGGCGGCGCGGTCGATCGCGCGGGGCAGCAGGCCGGACACCCCTCCGGCGACCAGCGCCGCCCCGACGGCTTGACCCCATCCGATAGGCCCGACCGGGGTGCAGTCGAACAATTGGCTCAGCCCGGGAGTGCTGATGACGGCCCCCATGACGCCCAGTGTGCCGACATTGGTGGCGATCACCAGCGGTCCGTGCGAGTCGCTCAGGGTCTGCATCATCTGCGACAGCACCAGCCCGATCAGCCCGACTGTGGCGGCACGGCGCGGCGTACCCAGCGGATAGGCCAGCGCCCACGCCAGGGTGCCGCCCAGACCGGTAAACACTCCGCGCTGGGCGACGGCGCGCCAGATCGCCGCCTCGTCATGGTGGACGACCCCGTCGCGTTGCGCCTGGGCGCTGACCGCCACCGCGGCGGCGGGCAGTGCGTCGGTGAGCATGTTCACCAGGAGCATCTGGCGTGCGGTCAGCGCCGGGCGGCCGGTGACCAGGCTGGTGATGATCCCGAAGGAGACTTCGCCGACATTGTGCCCCAACAACATCGAGACCGCAGACTGCACTCGCCGCCAAAGTTGCTCACCTTCGTCGATGGCGTACACCAGCGCCCCGATTTCACCGTCGAGCAGCATGACGTCCGCGGCCATTCTGGCCGGATCGCTACCAGTGGACACGACACCGACGCCCACCGACGCCGCCCGGATGGCAGCGGCATCGTTGGCACCGTCACCGACCATCACCGTCACCAGGCCGGCCGATTCCAGCGCGTGTACGACCTCAACCTTGTGTTCCGGCGACATCCGCGCGAACACGCTGTATTTCTGTGCCGTCTCGCTGCGCTGCAGCGCCGTCATCGCATCCCACTCCGAGCCGGTGACAACATCATCCCGGCTCGCCGGCACGCCCAGTTGGTTGGCGATCACGGCCGCCGTCACCGGATGGTCGCCGGTGATCAGTTTGATTCCGATCCCGCGTGACTGCAGTTCCTCTAGCAGCGCCTGTGAACCGGGTCGGGGCGTGTCAGCCAACCCGAGGAGTCCGAGTGGTCGAAGCCCTTCGCGGCACAATGTGTCGAACACCGCGGCGTCGGATCGGGCTGCGGCGGCCTGAGCGGGGGTCACCTCGCAGGTGGCGACGGCGAGCACCCGCAGACCTTCGGCGGCCATCGCCTCCAGCGTCGTCTCCAATTCTGGCTGGATGCATCGATAAGCGTTGGCGAGTACGTCCGGAGCGCCCTTGAGCACAATCCGAGTGCCGATCAGGGCCGCCGCGAATGGCCGGTCGGACTGGAACGGCAACAGCGCGTCGAATCCATCGGTAGCGATACCGTGCTCGGCGGCCGCGTCGCGAACCGCCTTGTCGGTGGCGTGTTCGAGGCGGGCCCCATCGCTGGGCATCGTCTCAGCAGCGGCGCGCAACACGTCGTCGAAGGCGAATCCGTCCAGCGGGCGTACCGACGTCACCCGCAATCGGTTCTGTGACAATGTGCCGGTCTTGTCGAAGCAGACGGCGTCCACCCGGGCGAAGGCCTCGATCGCCTTGGCGTTGCGGATCAGCACCGACGAACCGGTCAGCTGCCGTGCCGACGCTGATTGCGCCAGTGTGACCACGAGCGGCAAGCCCTCGGGCACCGCGGCCACCGAGATGCCCACCATTCCCGAAGCGGCCTCGTGAACCGGAGTGCCACGCAACAGCGAAAGCAGACCGACCAGACCGCCGCCCGCCAGACTCCAGGGCAAGGCCTTCTTGGTGATCGCGCCGAGCTGGGCCGAGAGCCCGACCTCGCGCTTCTTGCTCGGCGACATCGCGAGGGCGCGCCGGACCTGCGTCGCGGGGCCGGCCGCCACCACGATGCCCAGTGCCCGGCCCGCCACCATGGTGGTTCCGGCGTAGACCATTCCGGTGCGCTCGGCCAGCGTGACGCCGGGGGTCGGTTCGGTGTTCTTGGCCACCGGCAGGGATTCACCGGTCAACGCCGACTCGTCGACCTCGACGCCCTCGGCCTGGACGAGCCGGGCGTCCGCCGGTACGACTTCGCCCGAGCGGATCTCGATCAGATCGCCGGGTCGCAGTGCGGCCGAGTCGATTTCACGGAAGCCTCCGCCGGCCGAAAGGCGAGCGGGCGGTTCCTGCACCGCCAGCAGATGGTCCAGGACGCGCTGTGCATGCACGGTCTGCTGTGCGGAGATCGCGGCGTTGCCGACTAGCACACTGGCAACCATGAGGGCGTCGAGCGGGGAGCCCAGCAGCGCGCTCGCGGCCGCACCGGTGGCCAGGATGGGCGTCATCGGATCGGATAGGTCCTCACGCACCGCGCCGGCGTAGTCGCGCATCACCCCGTAAGCGTGCATCAGCACTCGGGCCGGTGTAGATGTGGCGAGCACGCCCTGTGCCGAGGCTGCATCGGGTGCCTGCTCGGGCGGCCGTGGGAGCAGACGTTCGACTTCCTCGACGGGCAGTGCGTACCAGTCGTGTCCGGACTCCGGGTGCGGCAGCGGCTCGCTGAACACCTTGCGACCCATGAGAGAACCACGCAACAGCCCCCACGTGGCGGTCAGATCCACTGACGCGGGTCCGTTGCCGGGCACACTCGGTATCAGCATCAGGGAGCCGAGTACCGAACTGCCCGCCGACAGGGACACGCCGGCAGCGGCGGCGGCGCGCGCTGCCGGGATGGTGCGCAACACTCGCCAGGCGGTGGCCAGGTCGGGCACTAGCACGTCTGCACCCCACACTGGTGGAGCGCTGTCGCGAAGCACGCCGATCGCCACGTCGGCTTCGACCGCCGCTCGCGAGCCTGCACTGGACAGCAGTGCGACGACGGCCCCATCGGCCCGCAGGTCGGCCACCGTGCCGGCAAGCGCCTCGTCGAGTGATTCCCGGCTGGGCCGCAGTTCGTCGAAACCGGTCTTGAGTGAGTGCAATCCGTCGTCGTAGATCCCGACCACGCGCGCGCCTGCCGCGCGGGCCTCGGTGAGTAGCGCGACGGCCAGGGGGGCACGGATGGCGGTGACGAGCGCCTCGCCGTCGCCGGAGATGCCTGACACCGGGTTCCAGCCGGGGCAGAGTTCACCGGCTTCCAACGCGGCGGTGGCGGCCGCCCAGGCGGCGGTACGGTTTGCCTTGCTGGCTACCCCGCGGACCCGGCTGACGGTGTACAAGTCGGTGTAAAGGATGCGCGGGTCGACCACGACGGTGTCCACGTCAGCTAGCCAGCGAAGAGTCTGCGGCCGCATCACGAGTGCGCCGTGACCGTTCTGCAATCCGCGACTGATCGCGCAGCAGAACGATTCCCGCACGGTCCGAACCGCTTTGGGGACAGCGACCTCGGCGGTCGCTGCACCGGTCTGCGCGCCGGCAAGAACACCCACCACCGCACCCGCGGCGATTCCCAACCCGACGGAGCCGTGCGCATAAGTCGCGCCGCTACGGCCGTGCCAGCGGGTCTGCCCGGCGGTGTCGATGTCCCCGGACTTGGCTGCCTGCTCGCTGAGACGCGGCTCCATCCGCTGCCAGGCGCGACGGCCGGTAACGGCCTCCATGGTCAACATCGCCCGCATTACGGTGCCCGACACCGCAGTTGAAGGCGACGAGGCCAGTGTGGAGGTTGTGGCATTGAGCATCGCGAACAGCAGGTCGGTGCCTTCGACCCCGAGCCGGGTCTCCAGGACGCGACGCACGCCGGGGTGGTGGTTGGCCAGTGCTACGGGCGCGGCCAACATCCGGGGCAAAACGCTCAGCGGCAGCATGTTCGCCAGCGTCGCGGTGCTCAATCCGATGCCGGATACCAGCGTGGCCGCGATGCGGCTGGTGAGCAGCACGTCGTCACCGGGCAGCGACACCGGGCCGCCGCGGGTGACACCGCATCGTTGCTCGGCGTCAGCTATCACGCGCCCTAGCCGTGCGGCGCTCGGTCCGTTGCGGGCAACGGTGATCACCGCCCGATCGGTCGGCCCGTTGACGTAGGCGCTTACGACGCCCGGGGTTTCCCGTAGCGCGGCACTGACGACGAGGGCGACATCGTTGTCCGCGCCCAGTCCGCGCACGTCGATCCAGTGGGTCTGCCCGGAGGAGGAGATCCGGCGGGCAGGAGTCGCGCCGAGCGCCTCACCGACCACCTCGATGGTGGCCTGCGCGGCGGTCAGCGCATCCTCGGCCATCGCGGCAGCCGTGGCTGTCGCCGCCGCTCCCACAAGGTCGACACTGGCATTGAGCAGGCCACGAGCCAGCATGAACGGCGCTCCCAGCAGCGACATCACTCAACCTTCCTTGACGTGGACAGCACGTACTGCGCGAATTTGCGGAAACCGGGCGCGAATCGCTTTGGTCACCAGACTGTTCAGCGTGCGGGCCTGCAGGGTGCAGTGACCGCAGGCTCCGTCGAGCGCGACGTTGACCACGTCATCGGTTATCGAAATTACTCGGATGGTGCCACCGTGGGAGGTGACCAAAGGCTCTACTTCTCGGGCCATTAGTTGCGCGATCTGATGGCGCAGCTCGCTCGGCGTCGACAGTGCCCGGAAGAGCGCGGTGCGAACCGCCGGGCCGGCGCCGGTCCAGGTGTGGCCGGGCGCCAGCCGGGTCCGGATCTCACCCTGACCGATCTCGACAGCGGTCAGGGTGCCGTCGGCGAGCAGTTGATCGGCGAGTCCATCGGGCAGCGCACCGGTGTCGGTCACCCATCGCAGGGTCTGCGGATCCTCGGTTACCTCCGGGTGTAGCAACGGGGTCATGAGGTCACCCAGATCGTCACATAGCGTCCGACCAACGCGGCTACCCAGGCCAGCACGAACATGTAGGTGAACGCCACCGCCGGCCAGCGCCAGGAGTTGGTCTCACGGCGAATGACGGCAACGGTCGACATGCACATCAAGGCGAACGCGAAGAACAGCAGCAGCGCCACCACCGTCGGCGCGGTGAACAGCATTTCACCCTGCTGGGGGCCGGAAGTGAATACGGCATTGCGGATCGCGTCAATCGGATTCTCCGGGTCAGCGGCAGCGAAGATCTGTCCCATGGTGGCCACGAAAACCTCCCGCGCAGCCAGCGCGCCAATCAGACCGACGGCGATGCGCCAGTCGAAGCCCAGCGGCTCGAACAGCGGTTGCACGACCTTGCCGATCGACGCGGCGAAGGAATGGTCCAGTACGTAGGCTGCGGCGGCGGATTCGTCCATCCCGGCAGTTGCGGCGGTGTGCAGCGGCAGGTTCAGCAGGAACCACAGGATCACCGACGTTGCCAGAATGATGGTTCCGGCTTTGCGTAGGAACGCTTTCGCCGAGTCCCACATGCTCAGCAACACGGACTTGAGTGAGGGGAACCGGTAGGGCGGCAGCTCCATGTAGAAGGGCAGCAGGTCACCTTTGAGGACGCCCCGCTTGAAGATCCATGCCGTTGTCATGGTGGCGATGCCGCCCAGAACGTACAGCCCGAACATCGCCACACCCTGGACGGAGAACGGCCCCACACGCGACGCAGGGTCTACGAGTAGGCCGATGAGCAGGATGTAGACAGGTAGACGCGCGGAGCAGGTCATCAGCGGTGCGGCCATCGTGGTCGCAATGCGGTCGCGAGATGACGGCAGCGTCCGGGTGGCCATGATGCCGGGGACGGCGCAGGCCACTGAGGACAGCATCGCCACGAAGGCCCGGCCTTCCAGGCCTGTGGTGGACATGATCCGGTCAACCAGGAAGGCCGCCCGAGCCATGTAGCCGACTCCCTCGAGCAGCGAGATCAGCAGGAACATCAGCATGATCTGCGGAATGAACACCAGCACCGAACCCACGCCGCCGATGACACCGGCGCCGAGGAGACCGGCCGCGGTCTCGTTGCTCACGTGCTCGGAAACCAGCGTCGCGGCCCACCCGAACAACTGCTCGATCAGGTCCTGCAGCGGCGCTGCGACGGTGAAGATCACCTGGAAGAACAGGAACATCACGACGACGAACGTGATTGTGCCGAAGACTGGGTGCAGCAGCAGGCGGTCAATGGATGCGCTGCGCTGGTCGGATTCCGGTGCGCGGTACTGAGCCGCGGTGAGCACGGACTGGATCCATGCATTGAATTCGGTGTCGTCGCGAGGAGGCGGGATCGGTGTGCGCGTCCAGTTCTTGGGTTCGGCAAGCAGCGCCCGTAGCGGTTCGAAACCCT is a window from the Mycolicibacterium poriferae genome containing:
- a CDS encoding heme-binding protein — encoded protein: MADGMSTRRVVAAVLGLGALSLGVAAPAASQPPPNCSSADLAGVMTGVLASTTGYLYTHPPVNAFFTTIGDLDPEQRRVALAEFLDTNPQVKAELQGIRQPAVDFRNRCGRDIPDLGES
- a CDS encoding TetR/AcrR family transcriptional regulator; this translates as MGEPRRRLSPDDRRNELLALGAEVFGQRPYDEVRIDEIAERAGVSRALMYHYFPDKRAFFAAVVRAEGERLFEATNTPPEPGQTLFGQVRAGVLAYLQYDEGHPHGAWAAYMGMGRSDPVLRGIEDIDNDRQANRIIGRITDAVGGAMGADVERDLRATIYGWLAFTFEMCRQRLLDPSLDADLIADLCAHGLLDAVARVPGIPAALAEAVALSAR
- a CDS encoding cytochrome P450 → MSIVDDRRAFPKLPHPGRRLPLIGDVLSFDADTPSQSAMKLAQLGPVFEFRFLGARYVVAAGSDAVAELNDESRFCKHVGPDIEALRLLGGDGLFTAYNDEPNWQKAHDVLMPAFSQQSMRRYHAIMFDVADELTARWDERQIVDVSADATRATLETIGRCAAGHPFGAFDSEEPHPFVEHMVAGLKGADRVGMLRQTFLPRFLARRAEREVLGHAEAMHRIADEIIAERLREGPGRHDDLLQLMLQSDLEPANIRYQLINFLVAGHETTSGALSFALYFLARHPEIADRARAEIAEVWGEQQRPDFELIAKLRYVRRVFDEALRLHPTVPGYYRAAREDTLLAGVHPMRKGDWVLALTMTLHRDPRWGDDPDAFDPDRFAPENVKARPAGLYKPFGTGPRSCIGRQFALHEAVLLLAVLLRRYELIPDPDYELQVAERLTLMPKDFHLTLRRR
- a CDS encoding carboxymuconolactone decarboxylase family protein translates to MDDGEQHYHGVLDELRPEHRALRQAIPEVYQGFNAISAAALSDGALSRKVKELIAMTIGVVHGCDGCIASHAKGAVRAGATEQEAAEAIAVGIMMHGGPATVYGARAFSAIREFSAETVTT
- a CDS encoding SDR family NAD(P)-dependent oxidoreductase, with protein sequence MDLAGKVAVVTGGASGIGQALAQQLAEQDVRVVVGDLDEAGAHQTAADIRAAGGHAIALRSDAADTDDIEALLRLAGDEFAPVDIYVANAGVIGAPALGSEADWDVTLDVNLRAHIRAARLLVPHWRSIGGGYFVSVASAAGLLTQLGAAGYAVSKHAAVGFAEWLAITYGEDGIGVSCVCPLGVETPLLQNIRGIDDADARLGASAIEHSAAVISAEDVATATIEAMRNDRFLVLPHPELLEMYRHKGADYDRWIAGMRRYQRTLRNG
- the amaB gene encoding L-piperidine-6-carboxylate dehydrogenase, encoding MSTAVSTALPTADDLRSRVRDALASVGATIELGSPNEGGLPASTAITGDVLFTVPESTPADAEAAIGQAAEAFSAWRVTPAPVRGALVARLGTLLVEHKSALAALVTIEAGKITSEAAGEVQEMIDICDFAVGLSRQLYGKTIASERPGHRLMETWHPLGVVGVITAFNFPVAVWAWNTAVALVCGDTVVWKPSELTPLTAVACQALLERACTDVNAPAGVSRLILGGREVGERLIDDPRVALVSATGSVRMGKQVGPRVAERFGKVLLELGGNNAAIVTPAADLDLAVRGIVFSAAGTAGQRCTTLRRLIVHSSVADDLMSRIVAAYRQLPVGDPFASDTLVGPLIHETAYRDMVGALQQARDEGGEVTGGERVDTGASEAFYVEPAVVRMPEQTAIVHTETFAPILYVLTYDTLDEAIELNNAVPQGLSSSIFTTDVREAERFLAADGSDCGIANVNIGTSGAEIGGAFGGEKQTGGGRESGSDAWKAYMRRATNTVNYSSELPLAQGVHFG
- a CDS encoding Lrp/AsnC family transcriptional regulator, producing MGDGELDEIDRTLVRELVADGRATLAHLAATAGLSVSAVQARVRRLESRGVVTGYTARINPEAVGAMLSAFVAITPLDPSQPDDAPARLEHIPEIEACYSVAGEDNYVLLVHVASARALETLLQRIRTAADVKTRSTIILQKFYSNRGYVPE